Proteins from one Petrotoga sp. 9PW.55.5.1 genomic window:
- a CDS encoding DEAD/DEAH box helicase, whose translation MIKKELLDFLGSIKNLQAHKIIIIPDGYDQDIEDENILNYPDFDIFPFENLEVSPNIRGKRIKSLYYLLTQDEVTIVTTLSALVKYTIPKKDFIIKKYSIGDKIDFENNFFYKMGYTLSSEVSNPGEYAKRGFVRDFFSPIYNLPIRMELWDNDLERISLFDSYSQRSIKNSKEILIVPGSEIMKFDSNINIYEGRIKRLVNETKEEELINIDQLNSLPGIFYKDKNSILSYLQEKSQIYLINKNEVMKSFLEKERENYEMCDTTLKKKIYKIYSGQNIEILNKINYQEVKLSLEKIYYIPKKKEDTRLEYLPLLDWEDLKEGDLVVHEDYGIGIYHGVNKVETSLGLREYVTLEYKDSSKVYVPVGRLDKLSKYIGDQQNVTISSLNSKRWKNTKEKVNKEIKEKIKELLRIYAVRENNEGIRLFGDPELEQKFKETFPYVETPDQEKSINEILSDLESNRPMDRLLAGDSGFGKTEVAIRAAFRTVVSNFQVLLLAPTTILAKQHFENFKERMEPFGVKITLITRHITKKEKDISFEQIRKGETDIIIGTHALLSDLLKTKKLGLVIVDEEQRFGVLQKEKFKKISEGVNFLMMSATPIPRTLYLSISGIRDISTINTPPLGRLPIQTFIGKYSDKMVRTAILREKSRGGQTIYIHNRVQELDDLFKKLQKLVPEIKIVMVHGGTQKSEFIKIINSLYSGEIDLLLATTIIENGIDIPNVNTLIVDDPERYGISQLYQIKGRVGRSNKRAFAYFLYKKDLNKESMKRLEALKQYNEPGSGLKLAIRDLEIRGYGDLLGVEQKGHINAIGYHLYHDMLNKVLFEYGIDKSKILPKSQTVTEIKGIKGSIVIPESYIENSIERMRIYRKISVAKTPEEVEKIKEEVTDKYGKLPEDVERLFKYSLIKVKANMEGIREIEIGDSYISFKFDKDTLPIIDKYNKYSRKVTFFPETRELISYGPKDSITYMERIFS comes from the coding sequence TTGATTAAGAAAGAATTACTAGATTTTTTGGGCTCAATAAAAAATCTTCAAGCACATAAGATAATAATTATACCGGACGGTTATGATCAGGATATCGAAGACGAAAATATTCTGAACTATCCTGATTTTGACATATTTCCATTTGAAAATTTAGAGGTATCGCCAAATATCAGAGGTAAAAGGATAAAATCTCTTTATTATTTACTTACTCAAGATGAAGTAACTATAGTAACTACTTTATCTGCACTTGTTAAATACACAATTCCAAAAAAGGATTTTATAATAAAAAAATACTCAATTGGAGATAAGATTGATTTTGAGAATAACTTTTTTTATAAAATGGGTTACACATTATCTAGTGAAGTTTCAAACCCTGGAGAGTATGCAAAAAGAGGCTTTGTTAGAGATTTCTTTTCTCCTATTTATAATTTACCTATCAGAATGGAGCTTTGGGATAACGATTTAGAAAGAATTAGTCTATTCGATAGCTACTCTCAAAGATCTATTAAAAACTCAAAAGAAATTCTAATCGTACCGGGCTCTGAAATCATGAAATTCGATTCGAATATAAATATTTACGAAGGAAGAATTAAGAGGTTAGTAAATGAAACCAAAGAAGAAGAATTAATTAATATAGATCAGTTAAACTCACTTCCTGGAATATTTTATAAGGACAAAAACAGTATATTAAGTTACTTGCAAGAAAAAAGCCAAATCTATTTAATAAACAAAAATGAGGTTATGAAATCTTTCTTAGAAAAAGAGAGAGAAAATTACGAAATGTGTGATACTACTTTAAAAAAGAAAATTTACAAGATTTATTCTGGGCAAAACATAGAAATATTAAATAAAATAAATTACCAAGAAGTGAAACTGTCTTTAGAAAAGATTTATTATATCCCAAAAAAGAAAGAAGATACCAGGTTAGAGTATCTTCCTCTTTTGGATTGGGAAGATTTAAAAGAAGGGGATCTTGTAGTTCATGAAGACTACGGAATAGGTATTTACCACGGAGTAAATAAAGTTGAAACCTCTTTAGGACTTAGAGAATATGTCACACTTGAGTACAAAGACAGTTCAAAAGTCTACGTACCTGTAGGTAGATTAGATAAACTATCCAAATACATAGGCGATCAGCAAAATGTAACGATCTCTTCTCTTAATAGCAAGAGATGGAAGAATACAAAAGAAAAAGTCAACAAGGAAATAAAAGAAAAAATAAAAGAATTGCTAAGAATTTATGCGGTTAGAGAAAATAACGAAGGGATTCGTCTTTTCGGAGATCCTGAATTAGAACAAAAATTCAAAGAAACATTCCCATACGTTGAAACACCGGATCAAGAAAAAAGTATAAACGAAATATTATCTGATTTGGAAAGTAATAGACCTATGGATAGATTGCTTGCAGGAGATTCTGGGTTTGGTAAAACAGAAGTCGCAATTAGAGCAGCTTTTAGAACCGTTGTTTCTAATTTCCAAGTTCTTTTGCTTGCACCAACAACAATTCTTGCAAAGCAACATTTTGAAAACTTCAAGGAAAGAATGGAACCTTTCGGAGTAAAAATCACTTTAATTACAAGACATATAACTAAGAAAGAAAAAGATATTAGTTTTGAACAAATAAGAAAGGGAGAAACTGATATAATAATTGGAACACATGCTTTGTTATCTGATTTACTAAAAACAAAAAAGTTGGGATTGGTAATTGTTGACGAAGAACAAAGATTCGGTGTACTTCAGAAAGAAAAGTTTAAAAAAATAAGTGAAGGTGTTAACTTTTTAATGATGAGCGCTACTCCAATTCCAAGAACATTATATCTTTCTATTAGTGGAATAAGAGACATCTCTACCATAAACACTCCTCCATTAGGGAGGTTACCTATTCAAACTTTTATAGGTAAATATTCTGATAAAATGGTTAGAACTGCTATTTTAAGAGAAAAATCTAGGGGTGGTCAAACTATATACATTCACAACAGAGTACAGGAATTAGATGATCTATTTAAAAAATTGCAAAAACTTGTACCTGAAATAAAAATAGTAATGGTTCATGGTGGAACTCAGAAAAGCGAGTTCATAAAAATTATCAACAGCCTGTATAGTGGAGAAATTGACCTTCTATTGGCAACTACAATAATCGAAAATGGAATTGACATCCCTAACGTTAATACTTTAATTGTAGATGATCCTGAAAGATATGGAATATCTCAGTTGTACCAGATAAAAGGACGAGTAGGTAGATCAAACAAAAGAGCTTTCGCGTATTTTCTCTACAAAAAGGATTTGAATAAAGAAAGCATGAAAAGATTAGAAGCTTTGAAACAATACAACGAACCAGGAAGCGGACTAAAGTTAGCAATAAGAGACTTAGAAATAAGAGGATACGGTGATTTATTGGGAGTTGAGCAAAAAGGACATATAAACGCAATTGGTTACCATCTTTATCACGACATGTTAAACAAAGTTTTATTTGAGTACGGAATAGATAAATCAAAGATACTTCCTAAATCACAAACAGTCACCGAAATAAAAGGAATTAAGGGTTCGATAGTTATACCCGAATCTTACATAGAGAACTCCATAGAAAGAATGAGAATATATAGAAAAATATCAGTTGCAAAAACACCCGAAGAGGTAGAGAAAATAAAAGAAGAGGTTACAGATAAATATGGAAAACTCCCTGAAGATGTGGAAAGATTATTCAAATACTCATTAATAAAAGTTAAAGCCAACATGGAAGGTATCAGAGAAATAGAAATAGGTGATTCGTATATATCCTTTAAATTCGATAAAGATACTTTACCCATTATAGATAAATATAATAAATATTCTCGAAAAGTCACTTTCTTCCCGGAAACCAGAGAACTTATAAGTTATGGACCTAAAGATAGTATAACTTATATGGAAAGGATATTTTCATAA
- the mnmE gene encoding tRNA uridine-5-carboxymethylaminomethyl(34) synthesis GTPase MnmE — protein MLCDTVAAISSPIGTGAIGIVRVTGSKKDVEIIIRKGLKRKNYLSKRIYFGWLYNEQNEKVDEVTWVYHEKPHSYTGEDMLEIFCHGGKLITLKVLNTVLQYGVRQAFAGEFTKRAVLNGKMDLIKAEAINNLITSETEISLKASFNQLKDSLSKKVLSIKNQLLNIAAEIEVEMDYPDDVEMASTDIEIKIVNIINSIDNILKEADNGIIAISGVRTTIVGKPNSGKSTLLNALLRKDRAIVTDIPGTTRDTIEENLNIKGIFIKIIDTAGIRHTEDIIEKVGIERAIKSIKDSHLILFVLDGTTSFSKEDQMIYNELIKLQDKTVIMVLNKSDAPDFDKNKFNLISQEKSFDMVTISAKNGEVKTLEEKIYEIFYDKLNIEEPTLTNERQKITLESSKSYLVKAINSIKKGFSNDVVMIDIRKAIEKIYELTGENYNEELLNTIFSNFCVGK, from the coding sequence ATGTTGTGCGATACTGTAGCAGCAATTTCTTCACCTATAGGCACTGGAGCTATAGGTATTGTAAGGGTTACAGGTTCAAAAAAAGACGTTGAAATTATTATAAGAAAAGGCTTAAAGAGAAAAAATTACCTATCAAAAAGAATATATTTCGGCTGGTTATATAACGAACAAAATGAAAAAGTAGACGAAGTTACTTGGGTTTATCATGAAAAACCTCATTCATATACAGGTGAAGATATGCTTGAGATATTTTGTCATGGCGGTAAATTGATAACTCTCAAGGTTTTAAATACCGTATTGCAATATGGAGTTAGACAAGCATTCGCTGGAGAGTTTACTAAAAGAGCAGTATTAAATGGTAAAATGGACTTAATAAAAGCTGAAGCTATAAACAACCTAATTACTTCAGAAACAGAAATTTCTCTAAAAGCCTCTTTTAATCAATTAAAAGATTCTCTTTCAAAAAAGGTATTATCAATAAAAAATCAGTTATTAAATATTGCTGCCGAGATAGAAGTAGAAATGGATTATCCTGATGATGTAGAAATGGCAAGTACTGATATTGAAATTAAAATTGTAAATATTATAAATTCAATCGACAATATCTTGAAAGAAGCTGATAATGGTATAATAGCTATTAGCGGAGTGAGAACAACCATTGTAGGAAAACCTAATTCTGGTAAAAGCACTCTTTTGAATGCTCTTTTAAGAAAGGATCGAGCAATAGTTACTGATATACCTGGAACTACCAGAGATACCATTGAAGAGAATTTAAACATTAAAGGTATATTTATAAAAATTATAGATACAGCTGGAATCAGACACACTGAAGATATAATAGAAAAGGTTGGCATCGAAAGAGCCATTAAATCAATAAAAGATTCTCATTTAATCTTGTTTGTCTTAGATGGTACTACTTCATTTTCAAAAGAAGATCAGATGATCTATAATGAATTAATAAAACTTCAAGATAAAACTGTTATAATGGTTCTAAATAAATCTGATGCTCCGGATTTTGATAAAAATAAGTTCAATTTAATCAGTCAAGAAAAATCCTTTGATATGGTTACTATTTCAGCAAAAAATGGTGAAGTAAAAACTTTAGAAGAAAAGATTTATGAGATATTTTATGATAAACTTAATATAGAAGAACCGACTTTAACTAACGAAAGGCAAAAAATCACCTTAGAATCATCAAAAAGTTATCTTGTTAAAGCTATAAATTCTATAAAAAAAGGCTTTTCAAACGATGTAGTAATGATAGATATTAGAAAAGCGATAGAAAAGATTTATGAACTTACTGGAGAAAACTATAATGAAGAATTACTTAATACAATTTTTTCAAACTTTTGTGTAGGAAAATAA
- a CDS encoding ABC transporter permease: protein MKILKMAWYEIKKVVRNRGVLIISIIIPVVLAYFGSSFYPIDMTQNFQLALYNEDKSLLGNFAFILIKQFLNFDNTLEIKNDDQLTQLIKEGEYDSIVIIPKGFTSNLMDKKQTTLYVVPNPHKIQNSMMIYTGFKAVFDELAGIPEIKVGSTTEFLLGGGIGIDETRPKPEIKMLIPSQEDGSLIVSETSNLSINDMFAPIVAVVAILLLSMIGIANSTGQSREVGLLDLYISNGLKSHEFLISKLIAYTIIGFVAGLFSWYMFRFFGVQSQANPFNLILLVLISVISFTSFGLFLSSFLKTARGSSFLVTAVIGGMLVFGGVLIPIPAGSFLEKVASIFPIKYSLDSWRKLTVLGYGLGDISYEIIILLTFSVVFFIGSWLFLELTQET, encoded by the coding sequence ATGAAAATCTTAAAAATGGCTTGGTATGAAATCAAAAAAGTTGTTAGAAATCGTGGTGTTTTAATAATAAGTATAATAATCCCCGTTGTTTTAGCGTATTTTGGATCGTCTTTCTATCCTATTGATATGACGCAGAATTTCCAACTGGCTTTGTATAATGAGGATAAAAGTTTGCTGGGTAATTTTGCTTTTATTTTAATAAAACAATTTTTAAATTTCGATAATACCCTTGAGATAAAAAACGATGATCAGTTAACCCAATTAATAAAAGAAGGTGAATACGATTCTATAGTTATTATCCCAAAGGGGTTCACTTCTAACTTAATGGATAAAAAACAAACAACGTTATACGTGGTTCCAAACCCCCATAAAATTCAAAACAGTATGATGATATACACAGGTTTCAAAGCTGTTTTTGATGAACTTGCCGGGATCCCAGAAATTAAGGTGGGTTCTACAACAGAATTTTTACTTGGTGGCGGTATAGGTATAGATGAAACACGACCCAAACCAGAAATAAAAATGCTTATTCCAAGCCAAGAAGATGGTTCCTTGATTGTATCTGAAACTTCAAATCTCTCGATAAATGATATGTTTGCTCCAATCGTTGCTGTTGTAGCTATTTTATTACTATCTATGATTGGAATCGCGAATTCCACTGGTCAATCAAGGGAAGTTGGATTATTGGATTTATATATATCTAATGGTCTAAAAAGTCATGAATTTCTTATTTCAAAATTAATCGCTTACACTATTATAGGTTTTGTCGCAGGTCTATTTTCATGGTATATGTTTAGATTCTTTGGAGTACAGTCCCAAGCAAACCCTTTCAATTTAATTTTATTGGTATTAATATCTGTTATATCTTTCACTTCTTTTGGTCTATTTTTATCATCTTTTTTGAAAACCGCTCGAGGGTCATCGTTTCTTGTAACAGCTGTGATTGGTGGAATGCTTGTCTTCGGAGGCGTTTTAATTCCAATACCCGCTGGTAGTTTCCTTGAAAAAGTAGCAAGCATCTTTCCCATTAAATATTCTTTGGATAGCTGGAGAAAGCTAACCGTGTTGGGGTATGGATTAGGTGACATTAGTTATGAGATAATAATTTTGTTGACTTTTTCGGTAGTGTTTTTTATTGGTTCATGGTTGTTTCTTGAATTGACTCAAGAAACCTAA